Proteins co-encoded in one Christiangramia fulva genomic window:
- a CDS encoding SusC/RagA family TonB-linked outer membrane protein has product MIRNFTQVIPSLFILFVLAFSTQAYSQDSGKLIRGKVLDSETKEPIIGTTVIEKDKDNRTITGVATDIDGSFAIRVKDLSHQLEISSIGYRSKIITLNENVNNIEILLDASLEQMDEVIVTAEKVRETGLLDIAERNRTTSVVTIDASKVEDMQAASIDEALQGRMPGVDISATSGDPGAGMQIRIRGTSSINGSSDPLVVVDGMPYETSVPQDFNFGTADQEDYAALLNIAPSDIESISVLKDAAATAMWGARAASGVLMITTKRGAVGPPTIGYTFKGSVAALPETIPMLNGDQYSQLIPEEFMNRNGTPLNTLYVKEFQYDPQEVYWYKNYSNNTDWIDAISQTGLIQDHNLSLQGGGKKARYYTSLGYYNSRGVTIGTGLDRINARLNLDYIVSDRIKFRADISYTHSKTERNYVNGTSNSADGIRNVAYVKMPNMSIYEYDEYGHLTPNYFSPVSNIQGSYSRTYNPVAMAEFAENTQLGERIVPHFNVNFKLIPSFLTTTFDLQFDINNTKLNAFLPQNATGRPFTETVVNRATDADVDAFNLITKTNFIFTPTLDEKQSLQGIISLQTNDYSYVSHQVLTSNTASSLLTDPSVPSRTQNDDLSLYTNNSKSRNVAALANVQYGLLDRYIINVGLRADGSSKFGPENRYGLFPSVSTRWRISGEKFMKNFDYVNDLSLRASYGKAGRAPRYDYRYFNVYGNFQAEYLGMSGVYPSNIQLSNLRWETLTGRDLGLNLRMFDERLMLDVDFYKNTTDDLLFENLDITSISGYNSIDMNVGKLDNQGWEVGLYTTPYKSPNIQVDFNFNISRNENVIREISEYFPSEKGNVDRNGEFKRFLQVDNPFGSFYGYRYKGVYKDKEATQAVDADGDVITGPNGQVVYMRFNYPNTDYIFQPGDAMYEDINHDGNIDSRDVVYLGNSNPKYTGGFGPTVTINNQWKFIAFFNYRLNYDIINGTDMLTTNMYGWDNQSMATLSRWRNPGDETDIPRAVYGAGYNWLGSDRYVEDASFLRFRSATISYSFADRVLENLNLKDLRVYLTADNIITFTSYRGQDPEVSMRGGDPFGIAIDYSRTPPTRRFTLGISTRF; this is encoded by the coding sequence ATGATTAGAAACTTTACTCAAGTAATACCTTCCTTATTCATTCTTTTTGTCCTGGCTTTTTCTACTCAGGCTTATTCTCAGGATTCTGGAAAGCTTATTCGTGGAAAGGTTTTAGATAGCGAAACGAAAGAACCAATAATAGGAACTACTGTTATTGAAAAAGATAAAGACAATAGAACTATTACAGGAGTAGCTACCGACATTGATGGAAGCTTTGCTATTCGGGTAAAAGATTTGAGCCATCAGCTTGAAATCTCTTCCATAGGTTACAGGAGCAAGATCATAACACTTAACGAGAATGTTAACAATATAGAAATTTTATTGGATGCTTCACTGGAACAAATGGACGAGGTAATTGTTACAGCCGAAAAAGTTAGGGAGACTGGATTGCTTGATATTGCTGAACGTAATCGAACCACTAGTGTGGTAACTATTGATGCATCGAAAGTTGAAGACATGCAGGCTGCTTCGATAGATGAAGCTCTCCAGGGAAGAATGCCGGGGGTGGATATTTCGGCCACTTCAGGTGATCCGGGTGCCGGAATGCAAATAAGGATTAGAGGTACTTCTTCCATTAATGGATCTTCAGACCCCTTGGTGGTTGTCGATGGAATGCCTTATGAAACTTCTGTACCTCAAGATTTTAATTTTGGTACGGCAGATCAGGAAGATTATGCTGCCTTATTAAACATTGCACCTTCCGATATAGAAAGTATCAGCGTATTAAAAGATGCTGCTGCTACTGCCATGTGGGGAGCCCGTGCGGCTAGTGGGGTGTTGATGATTACCACCAAACGTGGAGCGGTAGGACCTCCAACTATTGGATATACTTTTAAAGGCTCGGTTGCTGCGTTACCGGAAACAATTCCCATGTTAAATGGAGACCAGTATTCACAATTAATTCCGGAGGAATTTATGAATAGGAATGGAACTCCGTTAAATACATTGTATGTCAAAGAATTTCAATATGATCCACAGGAGGTTTATTGGTATAAAAACTATAGTAATAATACTGATTGGATAGATGCTATATCGCAAACCGGTTTGATCCAGGATCATAATTTGTCCCTTCAAGGTGGAGGGAAAAAAGCCAGGTATTATACCTCATTGGGGTATTACAATTCAAGAGGTGTTACTATCGGTACTGGTTTGGATAGAATAAATGCCAGGTTGAATCTCGATTATATAGTTTCTGATAGAATTAAATTTAGAGCAGATATATCTTATACCCATTCTAAAACAGAAAGAAATTATGTAAATGGAACTAGTAATAGTGCCGATGGAATAAGAAATGTAGCGTATGTTAAAATGCCAAATATGAGTATCTACGAATATGATGAATACGGTCACTTAACGCCTAATTATTTTTCACCTGTTTCTAATATCCAGGGATCTTACAGCAGAACGTACAATCCTGTAGCAATGGCGGAGTTTGCTGAAAATACACAATTAGGAGAAAGAATAGTTCCGCATTTCAATGTGAATTTTAAATTGATTCCCTCTTTTTTAACAACAACATTTGATCTTCAGTTTGATATAAATAACACAAAATTAAATGCATTCCTTCCGCAAAATGCCACGGGAAGACCATTTACGGAGACAGTTGTTAACAGAGCCACCGATGCCGACGTGGATGCATTCAATCTTATAACAAAGACTAATTTTATTTTCACACCAACACTGGATGAAAAACAATCATTGCAGGGAATCATTTCTTTGCAGACCAATGATTATAGTTATGTATCTCATCAGGTGTTGACCTCGAATACTGCTTCCTCGTTACTTACCGATCCATCGGTTCCTTCGAGAACCCAGAATGATGACTTAAGTTTGTATACCAACAATAGTAAGTCCAGGAATGTCGCCGCTTTAGCGAATGTACAATATGGTTTATTAGATAGATATATCATAAATGTAGGCCTACGTGCAGATGGAAGTTCAAAATTTGGTCCTGAAAATCGTTACGGCCTTTTCCCTTCAGTTTCTACAAGATGGAGAATTTCTGGAGAAAAATTCATGAAAAATTTTGATTATGTAAACGATTTAAGTTTGCGTGCCAGTTATGGTAAGGCGGGTAGAGCACCACGTTATGATTATCGTTATTTTAATGTGTACGGTAATTTTCAGGCTGAATATCTTGGAATGTCAGGGGTATACCCCAGCAATATTCAGCTCTCAAACTTAAGATGGGAAACACTCACCGGCCGTGATTTAGGTTTAAATTTGAGAATGTTCGATGAAAGATTGATGCTGGATGTTGATTTTTATAAAAATACCACGGACGATCTTTTATTCGAAAATCTTGATATTACTTCCATTTCGGGATATAACTCTATCGACATGAATGTTGGTAAATTGGATAATCAAGGCTGGGAAGTGGGTCTTTATACAACTCCCTATAAATCACCAAATATTCAAGTAGATTTTAATTTCAATATTTCTCGCAATGAAAATGTTATTCGGGAAATTTCAGAATATTTCCCTAGTGAGAAGGGAAATGTTGATAGAAACGGAGAATTCAAGAGGTTTTTACAGGTAGACAATCCGTTTGGATCTTTCTATGGATATCGGTACAAAGGGGTTTATAAAGATAAAGAAGCTACCCAGGCTGTAGATGCTGATGGGGATGTAATCACAGGGCCTAATGGACAGGTAGTTTACATGCGATTTAATTATCCGAATACTGATTATATTTTTCAACCGGGTGATGCTATGTATGAAGACATTAATCATGACGGGAATATTGATTCTAGAGATGTTGTTTACCTTGGAAACAGCAATCCTAAATACACAGGAGGTTTCGGTCCTACCGTAACCATTAATAATCAGTGGAAGTTTATAGCCTTTTTTAATTATCGCCTTAATTATGATATTATAAACGGAACCGATATGTTGACCACCAATATGTATGGGTGGGATAATCAAAGCATGGCTACTTTGAGCAGATGGAGAAATCCTGGAGACGAAACAGATATCCCAAGAGCGGTTTATGGAGCCGGCTACAACTGGTTAGGGTCAGACAGATATGTGGAAGATGCTTCTTTTTTAAGATTTAGATCTGCTACTATCAGTTATAGTTTTGCAGATAGGGTACTCGAAAATTTAAATCTCAAAGATCTGCGGGTATATCTTACAGCTGATAATATCATAACTTTTACTAGCTATAGAGGTCAGGATCCGGAAGTGAGTATGAGAGGCGGAGATCCCTTTGGAATCGCCATAGATTATTCCAGAACACCACCCACAAGACGTTTTACTTTAGGAATTTCAACAAGGTTTTAA
- a CDS encoding RagB/SusD family nutrient uptake outer membrane protein, with protein sequence MRTNKIKISLIAFFIAIFFSCDNYLNLEPEDGTVRQEFWKTKEDVQAAVIGCYNSMLNSPPGVSDRPLTDYLFMYGELRADMVLPTEYASNDERDITRMNILETNPITNWSAFYRVINYCNTILEFAPDVLEKDPTFTQKELDGFMAEALAIRSYLYFTLARTFRDVPLKLNATLSDTDNFQIPQSTQAEIFEQVAGDLEQAATMAKKTYGNNAQDKGRITQSAINAMLADVYLWMEDYQNAVKAADKVINTGDFALIPANNSWFNTVYAEGNSSESIFELQYSLNNLNPFYDMFLERPRYTASARVMEEVFGINFQDPTKKDIRGNRCSLVATNGYIYKYVGLTQYERKSRGTSDTHWFLYRYADVLLMKAEALNQLGMGEQALDLIHQVRERAEALEMTERNPTDKDGITDYILEERAREFAFEGKRWFDVLRNAKRNNYERIDLLLTMAAYSAPSDLQQSILAKLRDPNSHYLPIYYYELYANKALEQNPFYE encoded by the coding sequence ATGCGAACGAATAAAATAAAAATATCATTAATAGCATTTTTCATTGCCATATTCTTTTCATGTGATAATTACCTAAACCTGGAACCTGAAGATGGTACCGTGAGACAGGAATTCTGGAAAACAAAGGAAGACGTGCAGGCTGCCGTCATAGGTTGTTATAATTCAATGCTTAATTCACCTCCTGGAGTTAGCGACCGCCCTTTAACAGATTATCTGTTCATGTATGGAGAACTTAGAGCTGATATGGTATTGCCTACTGAATATGCTTCTAATGATGAAAGAGATATAACGCGAATGAATATTTTGGAAACGAATCCTATAACGAACTGGTCCGCATTTTACAGGGTAATAAATTATTGCAATACTATTTTAGAATTTGCACCAGATGTTCTGGAAAAAGATCCAACTTTTACCCAGAAAGAATTAGACGGATTTATGGCCGAGGCTCTTGCTATTAGGTCTTACCTATATTTTACATTGGCAAGGACTTTTAGAGACGTACCATTGAAATTAAATGCTACTTTAAGCGATACCGATAATTTTCAAATTCCTCAATCTACTCAGGCTGAGATTTTTGAACAAGTGGCAGGCGACCTGGAACAGGCTGCAACGATGGCTAAAAAAACCTATGGTAATAATGCTCAAGATAAAGGGAGAATTACCCAATCAGCTATTAATGCCATGCTTGCAGATGTATATTTATGGATGGAAGATTATCAAAATGCAGTGAAAGCAGCTGATAAAGTTATAAACACCGGTGACTTTGCACTTATACCAGCTAATAATTCCTGGTTTAATACCGTATATGCAGAAGGAAATTCTTCTGAAAGTATATTTGAATTGCAGTATAGTTTAAACAATCTTAATCCTTTCTATGACATGTTTTTGGAAAGGCCTAGATATACTGCTTCAGCTAGAGTGATGGAAGAAGTTTTTGGAATAAATTTTCAGGATCCTACTAAAAAAGATATTCGGGGAAACCGCTGCTCTTTGGTTGCTACTAACGGCTACATCTATAAATATGTTGGTTTAACTCAGTATGAACGTAAATCCAGGGGAACCTCAGATACCCATTGGTTCTTATATAGATATGCGGATGTTTTATTAATGAAAGCTGAAGCGTTAAACCAATTGGGTATGGGAGAGCAGGCCCTGGATTTAATACATCAAGTAAGGGAGAGAGCAGAAGCTCTTGAAATGACAGAAAGAAATCCTACCGATAAAGATGGAATTACCGATTACATTTTGGAGGAGAGAGCCAGAGAATTTGCATTTGAAGGAAAAAGATGGTTTGATGTGTTACGGAACGCCAAAAGAAACAATTATGAAAGAATAGATTTGCTCTTAACCATGGCTGCCTATAGTGCACCTTCCGATCTTCAACAGTCGATTTTGGCGAAATTAAGAGATCCTAATAGTCATTATTTGCCTATTTACTACTATGAACTATATGCTAATAAGGCATTAGAGCAGAATCCATTTTATGAATAA
- a CDS encoding fasciclin domain-containing protein: MNFIKKFWGFLGVVTIVGSLNSCTDNFDDHTAVNDLKLQNTLEQNIATNGDLSDFHDLLVETGYDKVLSSSETFTVWVPTNQAMQAVSNEALATAAMKTEFVKNHISLNRVPTSNIEDTLSIQMLTGKYQNFYADNHIEEASVVEGDQYASNGVYHVIDMALIPNPNLWEFIKSNTGYKQNDFVTTLDNYDLFQNETDLREAIDTTMQVDNDSIYNELLRTGYYFKNEKKNYTYFLMQDEGFTAETDKMLPYSQKPTQDSTEHLAKYYVVRDMVFENKYYPSNLPDTLISQAGVKVPVNEENIVGQPITLSNGIAYVMKRVDVPIENKLLPVKIQGEMPIGFSQDDKSANIFYRDKADPSGNEFQDIEVRNHGVPRFSIYYNAKNLYSTTYRVYWRAINDFEGSFWQHIRIGGHFEVDEFGNQYVADPIVEYDSKEIPPYDYNEEYVGEFTLEYAGDLELISLIAENTGSNRWNPLTLDYIKLVPVVE; this comes from the coding sequence ATGAATTTTATAAAGAAATTTTGGGGATTCCTGGGAGTTGTAACTATCGTTGGCTCTCTTAATTCCTGTACCGATAATTTCGATGATCATACCGCAGTGAATGATCTAAAACTTCAAAATACGCTGGAGCAGAATATAGCAACAAACGGGGATCTTTCAGATTTTCATGATCTTTTGGTAGAAACGGGGTACGATAAGGTTCTTAGTTCCTCGGAAACCTTTACAGTATGGGTGCCCACCAACCAAGCGATGCAGGCAGTAAGTAATGAAGCGCTTGCTACGGCTGCCATGAAAACGGAATTCGTTAAAAATCATATTAGTCTAAACAGAGTACCTACCAGCAATATCGAAGACACACTTTCCATACAAATGCTTACCGGCAAGTATCAGAATTTTTATGCCGATAATCATATCGAAGAAGCTTCGGTGGTTGAAGGCGATCAGTATGCATCTAATGGAGTATATCATGTAATTGACATGGCCCTGATTCCTAATCCGAATCTGTGGGAATTTATAAAGTCTAATACAGGATATAAGCAAAATGATTTTGTAACTACGCTCGATAACTATGACCTCTTCCAGAACGAAACTGATCTTCGGGAAGCAATAGATACCACCATGCAGGTTGATAATGATTCTATTTATAATGAATTGTTGAGGACAGGCTATTACTTCAAGAATGAAAAAAAGAATTACACCTATTTTTTAATGCAGGACGAAGGCTTTACAGCCGAAACTGACAAAATGTTGCCTTACAGCCAGAAACCAACACAGGACTCCACAGAGCATCTCGCAAAATATTACGTGGTAAGGGATATGGTTTTCGAAAACAAATACTATCCTTCTAATCTCCCCGATACCCTTATCTCCCAGGCTGGAGTAAAGGTCCCGGTAAATGAAGAAAATATTGTAGGGCAGCCAATCACATTGAGTAATGGAATTGCTTATGTAATGAAAAGAGTAGATGTGCCTATAGAAAATAAGCTTCTCCCGGTTAAGATCCAGGGAGAAATGCCAATAGGCTTTAGCCAGGATGATAAAAGCGCGAATATTTTTTATCGTGATAAAGCAGATCCATCGGGTAATGAATTTCAGGATATTGAAGTGAGAAACCACGGGGTTCCCCGATTCTCTATCTATTACAATGCTAAAAATCTTTACAGTACCACTTATAGAGTTTACTGGAGGGCGATCAATGATTTTGAAGGATCTTTCTGGCAACATATAAGGATAGGGGGACACTTTGAAGTTGATGAATTTGGTAACCAATATGTTGCCGATCCTATAGTAGAATATGATTCAAAAGAAATACCACCTTACGATTATAATGAAGAATATGTTGGTGAATTTACTTTAGAATATGCTGGCGATTTGGAGCTGATTTCACTAATTGCCGAAAACACCGGTTCAAATCGATGGAATCCTCTTACGTTGGATTACATCAAGTTAGTTCCGGTAGTAGAATAA
- a CDS encoding fasciclin domain-containing protein: MKSIFMLFVAGLLIYSCTKQEYAERTDTEVNILGYLQENSDQFSEILKILELTDNDVFIGTYGTYTFFAPTNEAVDMYLSENGYGSVEDVPVEELNNLVRLHLIDQVIETSAFTDGKIPVATMYGQFLTTGAANENGTTKITVNKVAKIQKANVEVGNGIIHVVDHVLPIAKKTLAELIASNDNLSLFNEVVKATGWQERLDQPVTYDEDSIPSYLTVIAQNNEVFHDAGLNSLQDLKEKYSQTGDPTNPEDSLNLYVAYRILPGLKYVADLVTSPSHLTKAPLEVIGVKVKKDTVLINEETFNGVLEKGVVLDRDKSDITASNGVLHQVDGNFNIKLRLPQPVYFDVGDQPEIRQLASVFRKPGNYQTYYPGDLQHIRWGGGLPITYTAHTAGSREAQAYWGDWLEILRLRTGSSSWVEFDTPVIIKGQYKVWITFRTNTRASVAQPLFDGAKLSRTVDFREYRNTELPPRVLESQGYKKSLCGDTWIYNSRFLGIVNVETTGRHVFRLEALTGAGGPSWIDVIEFRPVDMDQLWPKLGGDGQLCTEEDLQPASE; this comes from the coding sequence ATGAAAAGCATATTCATGCTGTTTGTTGCAGGGTTGCTTATATACTCATGTACAAAACAGGAATATGCAGAACGAACAGATACAGAGGTAAATATTCTTGGTTATTTACAGGAAAATTCAGATCAATTTTCCGAAATTTTAAAAATTCTTGAACTTACTGATAACGACGTATTCATTGGAACCTATGGAACGTATACATTTTTTGCTCCAACCAATGAAGCAGTAGATATGTATCTTTCAGAAAATGGATACGGCTCGGTAGAAGATGTGCCGGTAGAAGAATTAAATAATCTCGTACGTCTTCATTTAATAGATCAGGTAATCGAAACTTCAGCATTTACTGACGGTAAAATTCCTGTAGCTACTATGTATGGACAATTTTTAACCACAGGAGCTGCCAATGAAAATGGTACAACAAAAATTACGGTAAATAAAGTTGCTAAAATTCAAAAAGCTAATGTCGAGGTGGGTAATGGAATTATTCATGTGGTAGATCATGTTCTTCCTATTGCTAAAAAAACATTGGCTGAACTTATTGCCTCTAATGATAATCTTTCTCTTTTCAACGAGGTCGTGAAAGCTACCGGATGGCAGGAAAGATTAGACCAGCCCGTAACTTATGATGAAGACAGTATTCCCAGTTATTTAACTGTGATTGCGCAGAATAACGAGGTATTTCACGATGCAGGCCTTAATTCTTTGCAAGATTTAAAAGAAAAGTATTCTCAAACTGGAGATCCTACTAATCCGGAAGATAGCCTTAATCTTTACGTTGCATATAGAATTCTTCCCGGCTTGAAATATGTAGCTGATTTAGTGACATCCCCATCTCATTTAACCAAAGCACCTTTGGAAGTTATTGGCGTGAAGGTTAAAAAGGATACAGTACTAATAAATGAAGAAACCTTTAATGGTGTATTGGAAAAAGGTGTTGTCCTTGACAGGGATAAAAGTGATATCACTGCTTCTAATGGTGTTTTACACCAGGTAGATGGTAATTTTAATATTAAATTGAGGTTACCCCAACCTGTATATTTTGATGTGGGCGACCAGCCTGAAATTAGACAATTGGCTTCTGTTTTTAGGAAACCAGGTAATTATCAAACGTATTATCCGGGGGATCTCCAGCATATCAGGTGGGGTGGTGGCTTGCCTATAACTTATACTGCTCATACTGCCGGGTCCAGGGAAGCACAAGCCTATTGGGGTGATTGGTTGGAAATTCTCCGCCTTAGAACAGGAAGCAGTTCCTGGGTTGAATTCGATACTCCGGTAATTATAAAAGGACAGTATAAAGTGTGGATTACTTTTAGAACGAATACAAGGGCATCGGTAGCTCAGCCCCTTTTCGATGGTGCTAAATTATCAAGAACCGTTGATTTTAGAGAGTATAGAAATACCGAATTGCCACCGAGAGTACTTGAATCGCAGGGTTACAAAAAAAGTCTTTGCGGAGATACCTGGATTTACAACAGTAGATTCCTGGGAATAGTTAATGTGGAAACTACAGGAAGACACGTTTTCAGACTGGAAGCCTTAACAGGAGCAGGTGGTCCCTCATGGATAGACGTCATAGAATTCAGACCTGTAGATATGGATCAATTATGGCCAAAACTTGGAGGAGACGGTCAGCTTTGTACTGAAGAAGACCTTCAGCCCGCATCTGAATAA